In Marinicauda algicola, one DNA window encodes the following:
- the ilvC gene encoding ketol-acid reductoisomerase has protein sequence MTQPLYEADIDLGPLRTRTLAIVGYGNHGRSHALNLRDQGVKGVLVALREGSPSKAKAEADGFEVVAIEEAARRADALSLLAADEAHGQIWDDHVAGHRKPGQALILCHGFSVEYGLIDPPDDCDTVLAAAKGPGGAVRSSFEKGGGLVGFWAVHKDASGEAGALARAYLAGIGCGRAGIFESSFREEALADILGEQAVLVGGMCALARTGFETLVEAGISPRMAYIDTVHELKYIADLIHERGIAGMYEAISDTAEFGSHEVEGPISHAVRPVFQSIVRDVTSGDFAKRWVADYDRGRAGLKAARAKAAGHALEAAGRELRGLLGKGRT, from the coding sequence ATGACGCAGCCCCTCTACGAAGCCGATATCGATCTCGGCCCGCTAAGGACGCGTACCCTCGCGATCGTCGGCTACGGCAATCACGGCCGTTCGCACGCCCTCAATCTGCGCGACCAGGGGGTGAAGGGCGTGCTGGTCGCGCTGCGGGAGGGCTCGCCCTCCAAGGCCAAGGCCGAGGCCGACGGCTTCGAGGTCGTCGCCATCGAGGAGGCGGCGCGCCGCGCCGATGCGCTGTCCCTGCTGGCCGCCGACGAGGCGCACGGCCAGATCTGGGACGATCATGTCGCAGGCCACAGAAAGCCCGGCCAGGCGCTGATCCTGTGTCACGGCTTCTCCGTCGAGTACGGCCTCATCGATCCGCCGGACGATTGCGACACCGTGCTCGCCGCCGCCAAGGGGCCGGGCGGGGCGGTGCGGTCCAGCTTCGAGAAGGGCGGCGGGCTCGTCGGTTTCTGGGCCGTCCACAAGGACGCCTCCGGCGAGGCCGGGGCGCTCGCCAGGGCCTATCTGGCCGGCATCGGCTGCGGCCGGGCGGGCATCTTCGAATCGAGCTTCCGCGAGGAGGCGCTCGCCGACATTCTCGGCGAGCAGGCCGTGCTCGTCGGGGGCATGTGCGCGCTCGCGCGTACCGGCTTCGAGACCCTGGTGGAGGCCGGAATCTCCCCGCGCATGGCCTATATCGATACCGTGCACGAGCTGAAATACATCGCCGATCTGATCCACGAGCGCGGCATCGCGGGCATGTACGAAGCCATATCGGACACCGCCGAGTTCGGGTCGCACGAGGTGGAAGGCCCGATCTCGCATGCCGTGCGCCCGGTCTTCCAGTCCATCGTCAGGGACGTGACCTCCGGCGATTTCGCGAAGCGCTGGGTCGCCGACTACGACCGCGGCCGCGCCGGGCTGAAAGCCGCGCGCGCCAAGGCCGCCGGGCACGCGCTGGAGGCGGCGGGCAGGGAGCTGCGAGGGCTGCTGGGCAAGGGCCGAACCTAG
- a CDS encoding rod shape-determining protein — protein MFSSLFGLLSADIAIDLGTANTLVYVRGRGVVLNEPSVVAYKIEKGRKHVQAVGAEAKLMLGKTPGNVEAIRPMRDGVIADFDVAEEMIAHFIRKVHNRRSFVSPQVVICVPSGATAVERRAIHESALGAGARKVYLIDEPMAAAVGAGLPIDEPTGSMIVDIGGGTTEVAVMSLSGIVYSRSVRVGGDKMDEAVINYIRRSANLLIGETSAERIKKEIGSATPPPKGEGLSLEIKGRDLMNGVPREIVVTEAMIADALSEPVEQIVEAVKQALEATPPELAADIVDKGIVLTGGGALLRNLDTELRDRTGLPVSLADEPLSCVVLGCGKAVENLRLWRPILSEAV, from the coding sequence ATGTTCTCAAGCCTGTTCGGCCTTCTCTCCGCGGATATCGCGATCGATCTCGGTACCGCGAACACGCTCGTCTATGTGCGTGGGCGCGGCGTCGTGCTCAACGAGCCCTCGGTCGTCGCCTACAAGATCGAGAAGGGGCGCAAGCACGTCCAGGCGGTCGGCGCGGAAGCCAAGCTCATGCTCGGCAAGACGCCCGGAAACGTGGAAGCCATCCGCCCGATGCGCGACGGTGTGATCGCCGATTTCGACGTCGCCGAGGAGATGATCGCCCACTTCATCCGCAAGGTTCACAACCGGCGCTCCTTCGTCAGCCCGCAGGTCGTGATCTGCGTGCCGTCGGGCGCCACGGCGGTGGAACGCCGCGCGATCCACGAGAGCGCGCTCGGCGCGGGCGCGCGCAAGGTCTATCTCATCGACGAGCCGATGGCCGCCGCCGTCGGCGCTGGCCTGCCCATCGACGAGCCGACCGGCTCGATGATCGTCGATATCGGCGGCGGCACGACCGAAGTGGCCGTCATGAGCCTGTCCGGCATCGTCTATTCGCGCTCGGTGCGCGTGGGCGGCGACAAGATGGACGAGGCCGTCATCAACTACATCCGCCGCTCGGCGAACCTCCTGATCGGCGAGACCTCGGCCGAACGCATCAAGAAGGAGATCGGCTCGGCGACCCCGCCGCCCAAGGGCGAGGGGCTCAGCCTCGAGATCAAGGGGCGCGACCTGATGAACGGCGTGCCGCGCGAGATCGTCGTCACCGAGGCGATGATCGCCGATGCGCTCTCCGAACCGGTCGAGCAGATCGTCGAGGCCGTCAAGCAGGCGCTCGAGGCCACGCCGCCGGAGCTTGCGGCGGACATCGTCGACAAGGGTATCGTGCTGACCGGGGGCGGTGCGCTCCTGCGCAATCTCGACACCGAGCTGCGCGACCGGACCGGCCTGCCGGTGAGCCTCGCCGACGAGCCGCTCTCGTGCGTCGTGCTCGGCTGCGGCAAGGCGGTGGAAAACCTGCGGCTGTGGCGGCCGATCCTCTCCGAGGCCGTGTAA
- a CDS encoding thymidylate synthase produces MALAESFTAPGSTIETAYLDLLRDILKNGTETADRTGTGTRSVFGRQIRADLAEGFPLLTTKKVHFKSVAVELLWFVKGLTNVKWLNERGVTIWDEWADEHGELGPVYGKQWRRWVTPQGEEIDQLAQVVEQIRTNPQSRRLIVSAWNPADVPSMALPPCHTLFQFYVADGKLSLQLYQRSADMFLGVPFNIASYALLLAMVAQVTGYEPGEFVHTFGDAHIYSNHMDQVAEQLSREPRRLPWLRLNPQITDLFAFEYEDIQLEGYDPHPRIAAPVAV; encoded by the coding sequence ATGGCTCTGGCCGAATCCTTCACCGCCCCCGGCTCGACGATCGAGACGGCCTATCTCGACCTGTTGCGCGATATCCTGAAGAACGGCACCGAAACCGCCGACCGCACTGGTACCGGCACGCGCTCGGTCTTCGGCCGTCAGATCCGCGCCGACCTGGCCGAGGGCTTTCCGCTGCTGACCACCAAGAAGGTGCATTTCAAGTCGGTGGCCGTGGAGCTTCTCTGGTTCGTGAAGGGGCTCACGAACGTGAAGTGGCTCAACGAACGCGGGGTGACGATCTGGGACGAGTGGGCCGACGAGCACGGCGAGCTGGGGCCGGTCTACGGCAAGCAATGGCGCCGCTGGGTGACGCCGCAGGGCGAGGAGATCGACCAGCTCGCTCAGGTGGTCGAGCAGATCAGAACCAATCCGCAGTCGCGCCGGCTCATCGTCTCGGCCTGGAACCCGGCCGACGTGCCCTCCATGGCCCTGCCGCCCTGCCACACCCTGTTCCAGTTCTACGTCGCGGACGGCAAGCTCAGCCTGCAGCTCTACCAGCGCAGCGCGGACATGTTCCTGGGCGTGCCGTTCAACATCGCGAGCTATGCCCTGCTGCTGGCCATGGTGGCCCAGGTGACGGGCTACGAGCCGGGCGAGTTCGTCCACACCTTCGGGGACGCGCATATCTATTCCAACCACATGGACCAGGTGGCCGAGCAGCTCTCGCGGGAACCGCGGCGCCTGCCGTGGCTTCGTCTCAACCCGCAGATCACCGATCTCTTCGCCTTCGAGTACGAGGACATCCAGCTCGAGGGCTACGACCCGCATCCGCGCATCGCCGCCCCCGTTGCCGTGTAG
- a CDS encoding dihydrofolate reductase codes for MVSRAVKLVHVVARGRNGVIGREGDLPWKLRSDLKRFRQITMGKPVVMGRRTWESLPRKPLPGRPNIVVSTTLADAEGAEVFDDPWHALEAARAAAIQAGVDEVCIIGGAQLYALTLERADRLYLTEVDLAPQGSAVYPDIDESAWREVHRERHEPGEGDDAAFTLRVLDRMR; via the coding sequence TTGGTGAGCCGCGCGGTCAAACTCGTCCATGTCGTCGCGCGCGGCCGCAACGGCGTCATCGGCCGCGAGGGCGACCTGCCCTGGAAGCTGAGATCGGACCTGAAGCGCTTCAGGCAGATCACGATGGGAAAGCCCGTCGTGATGGGCCGCAGGACCTGGGAGAGCCTGCCGCGAAAGCCGCTGCCCGGACGGCCCAATATCGTCGTGTCCACCACGCTGGCCGATGCCGAGGGGGCCGAGGTGTTCGACGATCCCTGGCATGCGCTGGAGGCCGCGCGCGCCGCGGCGATCCAGGCCGGGGTGGACGAGGTCTGCATCATCGGCGGGGCGCAGCTCTACGCGCTGACGCTGGAGCGCGCCGACCGGCTCTATCTCACCGAGGTCGATCTCGCGCCGCAGGGCTCGGCGGTCTATCCCGATATCGACGAGAGCGCGTGGCGCGAGGTGCATCGCGAGCGCCACGAACCCGGCGAGGGCGACGACGCGGCGTTCACCCTGCGCGTGCTCGACCGGATGCGCTGA
- the miaA gene encoding tRNA (adenosine(37)-N6)-dimethylallyltransferase MiaA produces the protein MAGAPDILFLAGPTASGKTALSLHAARALGAEIVNADSMQVYDRLCILSARPTPQEMEDVPHHLFGVIDPATRCSVGEWARLALEVLAGLRARGRRAVFVGGTGLYFKALTQGLAPAPEIPPAIREAVRRDLEAGGLEALRAEAQRHDPVGTAAIEPGDRQRLQRIVEIGRATGRALSELHAATEPLIDPQSWRGIVISPPREALYERIERRFDRMMEAGALDEARAIAALGLDPDLPAMKAVGLPPLLAHLKGEISLDEAVEIAKRDTRRYAKRQFTWFSNQHPAWPRIEGLDPAAQRAELSAHLIREFKA, from the coding sequence GTGGCCGGCGCGCCGGACATCCTCTTCCTCGCCGGCCCGACCGCCTCGGGCAAGACCGCGCTCAGCCTGCACGCCGCGCGCGCGCTCGGGGCCGAGATCGTCAACGCCGATTCCATGCAGGTCTACGACCGGCTCTGCATCCTCTCCGCGCGGCCCACCCCGCAGGAGATGGAGGATGTGCCCCATCACCTTTTCGGGGTGATCGATCCGGCCACGCGCTGTTCGGTCGGAGAGTGGGCGCGGCTGGCGCTGGAGGTCCTCGCCGGCCTGCGCGCACGCGGCCGGCGCGCCGTTTTCGTCGGCGGGACGGGCCTCTATTTCAAGGCGCTGACACAGGGGCTGGCGCCGGCGCCCGAGATTCCGCCCGCGATCCGCGAGGCGGTGCGCCGCGATCTCGAGGCGGGCGGGCTCGAGGCCCTGCGCGCCGAGGCGCAGCGCCACGATCCCGTCGGCACGGCGGCAATCGAGCCCGGCGACCGCCAGCGCCTGCAGCGCATCGTCGAGATCGGCCGGGCCACCGGGCGCGCCCTCTCCGAGCTTCACGCGGCGACCGAACCCCTGATCGATCCGCAAAGCTGGCGCGGCATCGTCATATCGCCCCCGCGCGAGGCGCTCTACGAGCGCATCGAGAGACGCTTCGACCGGATGATGGAGGCCGGCGCTCTCGACGAGGCGCGCGCGATCGCCGCGCTCGGCCTCGACCCGGACCTGCCTGCGATGAAGGCGGTCGGCCTGCCTCCGCTGCTTGCCCACCTGAAGGGCGAGATATCCCTCGACGAGGCCGTGGAGATCGCCAAGCGCGACACGCGCCGCTACGCCAAGCGCCAGTTCACCTGGTTCTCCAACCAGCATCCCGCCTGGCCGAGGATCGAAGGGCTTGACCCGGCGGCCCAGCGCGCCGAGCTTTCCGCCCATCTCATCCGGGAGTTCAAAGCATGA
- a CDS encoding DUF2065 domain-containing protein produces MAGWLLAGFGIALVLEGLAYAAAPGFMKRVAAAIGLADPGQLRIAGLLAVAIGVGVVALARQL; encoded by the coding sequence GTGGCCGGCTGGCTCCTCGCCGGCTTCGGGATCGCACTGGTCCTGGAAGGCCTTGCCTATGCCGCGGCGCCGGGCTTTATGAAGCGCGTCGCCGCGGCGATCGGCCTCGCCGATCCCGGCCAGCTGCGGATCGCCGGCCTCCTGGCCGTCGCGATCGGGGTCGGTGTCGTGGCGCTCGCCCGCCAGCTGTGA
- a CDS encoding TVP38/TMEM64 family protein, producing MNSILQFFMRMDARATRAVWISLLLFALVAAVFLVGKFVLDLEPGAVGEWFEHAAEEWYAVPATILTFTVLAFLGFPQFGLIGAAVFAFGPVEGFAYSWIATMVSGTLNFYLARLMGADMVRRYGGSTVNRISDFVGRNGFWASFIVRIVPSAPFIVVNMAAGISRMSYLAFASGMGLGIIPKTALIAFAGGTLMALFAGGGPVAIIALVLAAAAWIGFMLLARRWLRSTPIGEQAASLKGTGDEAEDSRKQG from the coding sequence ATGAATTCCATTCTCCAGTTCTTCATGCGCATGGATGCGCGCGCGACGCGCGCGGTGTGGATCTCGCTCCTCCTGTTCGCCCTGGTCGCCGCGGTCTTCCTCGTCGGCAAGTTCGTGCTCGATCTCGAGCCGGGCGCGGTCGGGGAGTGGTTCGAGCACGCCGCCGAGGAGTGGTATGCGGTGCCCGCGACCATCCTCACCTTCACCGTGCTCGCCTTCCTAGGCTTTCCCCAGTTCGGCCTGATCGGGGCGGCGGTATTCGCCTTCGGACCCGTCGAGGGCTTCGCCTATTCCTGGATCGCGACCATGGTGTCGGGCACGCTGAACTTCTATCTCGCCCGGCTGATGGGCGCGGACATGGTGCGGCGCTATGGCGGCTCGACGGTGAACCGCATCTCCGACTTCGTCGGGCGCAACGGCTTCTGGGCGAGCTTCATCGTGCGCATCGTGCCCTCCGCCCCGTTCATCGTGGTCAACATGGCCGCGGGAATCTCGCGCATGAGCTATCTGGCCTTCGCCAGCGGCATGGGGCTCGGCATCATCCCGAAGACGGCGCTGATCGCGTTTGCCGGCGGCACGCTGATGGCGCTGTTCGCCGGGGGCGGGCCGGTCGCGATCATCGCCCTCGTGCTGGCGGCCGCGGCCTGGATCGGCTTCATGCTGCTGGCGCGGCGCTGGCTGCGGTCGACCCCGATCGGGGAGCAGGCGGCGAGCCTGAAGGGTACCGGCGACGAGGCCGAGGACAGCCGCAAGCAGGGCTGA
- a CDS encoding Do family serine endopeptidase, producing the protein MRALFALIVMIACAAGANAQPREGFAELAEALSPSVVNISAVQRMTEDEALPTFPPGSPLERFNDLLGDGPRIANSLGSGFVIDADGIVVTNNHVIDEADEVEVTFPDGRTFPAEIVGRDPATDLAVLRIEADETFQAVPWGDSDAARVGDWVVAIGNPFGFGGSLTAGVISARGREIGGRYDDYLQTDVAINQGNSGGPLFNMDGEVVGVNTAIFTPTGASVGISFSIPSNIAVTVVDQLLEYGETRRGWVGINVQPVTSDMARALGLPGPRGAIVSRVEEGGPAEAGGLRPGDVILAFNGVPVPDDRRLPRIVAETSIGTRADVDILRRGEAMTLEVEVERLEETPPQGTMVTGGPMTSERSEGSLFGLNLTPLTQALRRRYDVHPDAEGLLVTGVDPASDAVGKVREGDVIEEIAWTPVDDVVEAREIATAAWQESGEPVLFTINRDGQFLFQALSP; encoded by the coding sequence ATGCGCGCCCTGTTCGCCCTGATCGTCATGATCGCCTGCGCTGCCGGCGCGAACGCCCAGCCGCGCGAAGGCTTCGCCGAGCTCGCCGAGGCGCTCTCGCCCTCGGTGGTCAACATCTCCGCGGTCCAGCGCATGACCGAGGACGAGGCGCTGCCGACCTTCCCGCCGGGTTCGCCGCTGGAACGCTTCAACGATCTGCTCGGCGACGGGCCGCGCATCGCCAACTCTCTGGGTTCCGGCTTCGTGATCGACGCCGACGGCATCGTGGTCACGAACAACCACGTCATCGACGAGGCCGACGAGGTCGAGGTCACCTTCCCGGACGGGCGCACCTTCCCGGCGGAGATCGTCGGGCGCGATCCCGCGACCGATCTCGCCGTGCTGCGCATCGAGGCCGACGAGACCTTCCAGGCCGTGCCCTGGGGCGACAGCGACGCGGCCCGGGTCGGCGACTGGGTCGTCGCGATCGGCAATCCGTTCGGCTTCGGCGGTTCGCTGACCGCCGGCGTGATCAGCGCGCGCGGGCGCGAGATCGGCGGCCGGTACGACGACTATCTGCAGACCGACGTCGCCATCAACCAGGGCAATTCCGGCGGGCCTCTGTTCAACATGGACGGCGAGGTCGTCGGAGTGAACACGGCGATCTTCACCCCCACCGGCGCCAGTGTCGGCATCAGCTTCTCCATCCCCTCCAACATCGCCGTGACGGTCGTCGACCAGCTTCTGGAATACGGCGAGACGCGGCGCGGCTGGGTCGGCATCAATGTCCAGCCCGTCACCTCCGACATGGCGCGCGCGCTCGGCCTTCCCGGCCCCCGCGGCGCGATCGTCAGCCGGGTGGAGGAGGGCGGTCCGGCCGAGGCGGGCGGCCTGCGCCCCGGCGACGTCATCCTCGCCTTCAACGGCGTGCCCGTGCCGGACGACCGGCGCCTGCCCCGCATCGTGGCGGAGACCTCGATCGGCACGCGCGCCGATGTCGACATCCTGCGCCGCGGCGAGGCGATGACGCTGGAGGTCGAGGTCGAGCGCCTCGAGGAAACGCCGCCCCAGGGCACCATGGTGACCGGCGGGCCGATGACGAGCGAGCGCAGCGAGGGCAGCCTGTTCGGGCTGAACCTCACCCCGCTGACCCAGGCGCTGCGCCGGCGCTACGACGTGCATCCCGATGCCGAAGGCCTCCTGGTCACCGGCGTCGATCCGGCGAGCGATGCGGTCGGCAAGGTGCGCGAGGGCGACGTCATCGAGGAGATCGCCTGGACGCCGGTCGATGACGTGGTCGAGGCCCGCGAGATCGCGACAGCCGCATGGCAGGAGTCCGGCGAACCGGTGCTCTTCACGATCAACCGGGACGGCCAGTTCCTCTTCCAGGCCCTGAGCCCGTAA
- a CDS encoding HEPN domain-containing protein: MTTKSEFEKLAEFNLADAELLMERERFTSAYQLAGFAAECALKAIVVRQFKAEKLPNLFLVEKAYTHDLEQLMALAGLEDSLSKRKSDKGFARRWAIVKNWNEEGRYTIISAEEARDYVEALSGDDGVMAWIRGHW, from the coding sequence ATGACCACCAAGTCCGAATTCGAGAAGCTCGCCGAGTTCAACCTCGCCGATGCCGAGCTCCTCATGGAGCGCGAGCGCTTCACCAGCGCCTACCAGCTCGCGGGCTTCGCCGCCGAGTGCGCGCTGAAGGCCATCGTGGTCAGGCAGTTCAAGGCGGAGAAGCTGCCGAACCTCTTCCTGGTGGAGAAGGCCTACACCCACGATCTCGAACAGCTCATGGCGCTTGCGGGGCTCGAAGACAGCCTGTCGAAGCGCAAGTCGGACAAGGGCTTCGCCAGGCGCTGGGCGATCGTGAAGAACTGGAACGAGGAAGGGCGCTACACCATCATCTCGGCCGAAGAGGCGCGCGACTATGTCGAGGCGCTGTCCGGCGATGACGGCGTGATGGCCTGGATCAGGGGGCATTGGTGA
- a CDS encoding FMN-binding negative transcriptional regulator, translating to MRDYPFAHLITAHRGLRSTRIPLIADLEDGRPKRLRGHLNAQNPQTRGLDGRQALVTFDGPASYVSPNWRTDLSRAGTYDYEQVQVRGTVKLVADIAFFRRLIDDLAAMIEPQYAEVGDYPVWQTAMSPPGYIERLFPAITAFEVEVESVEMISKLHQAFSEADRRSISNHLARSRREDARAIAARIRAQLDG from the coding sequence ATGCGCGACTATCCCTTTGCGCACCTGATTACGGCCCATCGCGGCCTGCGGAGCACGCGCATCCCGTTGATCGCGGACTTGGAGGACGGCCGCCCCAAACGGCTGCGCGGCCATCTCAACGCGCAGAACCCGCAAACGCGGGGACTGGACGGCCGACAGGCGCTCGTCACCTTCGACGGGCCGGCAAGCTATGTCTCGCCCAACTGGCGCACGGATCTTTCCCGGGCGGGCACCTATGACTACGAGCAGGTGCAGGTTCGCGGCACCGTGAAACTCGTCGCCGACATCGCCTTCTTCCGCCGGCTGATCGATGATCTCGCGGCCATGATCGAGCCCCAGTACGCGGAAGTCGGCGATTACCCGGTCTGGCAGACGGCGATGTCGCCGCCCGGATATATCGAGCGCCTGTTTCCCGCCATCACCGCGTTCGAAGTGGAGGTGGAATCCGTCGAGATGATCTCGAAACTGCACCAGGCCTTCTCCGAGGCGGACCGGCGCAGCATCAGCAACCATCTGGCCCGCTCCCGTCGAGAGGACGCGCGCGCGATCGCCGCGAGGATACGCGCGCAGCTCGACGGGTGA
- the hflC gene encoding protease modulator HflC, which yields MRVIGGILVVIIIAGVIAAFTATFTVSETQQALVLRVGEPIDAVNEPGDPDPGLHFKAPFVDEVVFIEKRNLEFDMAPEEIQAADQERLVVDSFLRYRIVDPLRFFQTVRTEEGARERLRSIMDDSLRGVIASIPSNEVISGRRAELMERVQNAVEAQVANQQLGIEVVDVRILRADLPQQIADRVFERMRSERQQEAARIRAEGEQAAQEIRANADRQATIIRAEARAEAERTRGEGDARRNAIYAEAYGRDTEFFQFYRSMLAYESAVRQGTPIVIPPDSEFFEYFRSERGGN from the coding sequence ATGCGCGTTATCGGCGGAATACTAGTCGTCATCATCATCGCCGGCGTGATCGCGGCCTTCACCGCGACCTTCACGGTCAGCGAGACCCAGCAGGCCCTCGTGCTGCGCGTGGGCGAGCCGATCGACGCGGTCAACGAGCCCGGCGATCCCGATCCGGGCCTGCACTTCAAGGCGCCCTTCGTGGACGAGGTCGTCTTCATCGAGAAGCGCAATCTCGAATTCGACATGGCGCCGGAGGAAATCCAGGCCGCCGACCAGGAGCGCCTGGTGGTGGACTCCTTCCTGCGCTACCGCATCGTCGATCCGCTGCGCTTCTTCCAGACCGTGCGTACCGAGGAGGGCGCGCGTGAGCGCCTGCGCTCGATCATGGACGACTCGCTGCGCGGCGTGATCGCCTCGATCCCGTCCAACGAGGTCATCTCCGGCCGGCGCGCCGAGCTGATGGAGCGGGTGCAGAACGCGGTCGAGGCCCAGGTCGCCAACCAGCAGCTCGGCATCGAGGTCGTCGACGTGCGCATCCTCAGAGCCGACCTGCCCCAGCAGATCGCCGACCGGGTGTTCGAGCGCATGCGTTCCGAACGCCAGCAGGAGGCCGCGCGCATCCGCGCCGAGGGCGAGCAGGCCGCCCAGGAGATCCGCGCCAACGCCGATCGCCAGGCGACCATCATCCGCGCCGAGGCGCGCGCCGAGGCCGAGCGCACGCGAGGCGAGGGCGATGCCCGGCGCAACGCGATCTACGCCGAGGCCTACGGCCGGGACACGGAGTTCTTCCAGTTCTACCGTTCCATGCTGGCCTACGAATCGGCGGTGCGTCAGGGCACGCCGATCGTGATCCCGCCCGATTCGGAGTTCTTCGAGTATTTCCGCAGCGAGCGCGGCGGGAACTAG
- the hflK gene encoding FtsH protease activity modulator HflK has translation MPWNDNAGGGGGGPWGSGGGRKDDNNPWGRGPGGGRGRGPGGEPDLEDLIRNLQDRLRGLFGGGKGKGGKGGGIGIGVIAAGLLAVWVGATGWYIVAPNEAGVVLRFGEYDRTTTPGFKLKLPYPIEQVRLPEVTTTQSVQIGSDQRGVTMLTEDENIVDLGFTVQWRVKYGPDFPDGVRNYLFNVRDVDGAVRAVAESAMREVVGTTALEPIITQGRVEVSQRTRQLMQEVLDEYEAGVQILNVNLQRAQAPEQVIDAFRDVDAAAQDAERMRLEATAYANSVIPQARGEAARLIQSAQGYRESVIAEAQGQADRFVAIYQEYAQAPEVTRRRMYLETMERVLGGSELIILDQQGGAVPYLPLDRLGRDRVLPDQTTSGSNTGGR, from the coding sequence ATGCCCTGGAACGATAATGCCGGTGGCGGCGGCGGAGGCCCTTGGGGCTCCGGCGGCGGCCGCAAGGACGACAACAACCCCTGGGGGCGCGGCCCCGGCGGCGGGCGCGGACGCGGTCCGGGCGGCGAGCCGGACCTCGAGGATCTGATCCGCAACCTGCAGGACCGGCTGCGCGGCCTGTTCGGCGGCGGCAAGGGCAAGGGCGGCAAGGGCGGCGGCATCGGGATCGGCGTCATCGCCGCAGGCCTGCTCGCGGTCTGGGTGGGTGCCACAGGCTGGTACATCGTGGCCCCGAACGAGGCCGGCGTCGTGCTGCGCTTCGGCGAGTACGACCGCACGACCACGCCGGGCTTCAAGCTGAAGCTGCCCTATCCGATCGAGCAGGTCCGCCTGCCCGAGGTGACCACCACCCAGTCGGTCCAGATCGGATCCGACCAGCGCGGCGTCACCATGCTGACCGAGGACGAGAATATCGTCGATCTCGGCTTCACCGTGCAGTGGCGCGTGAAGTACGGGCCGGACTTCCCCGACGGGGTGCGCAACTATCTGTTCAATGTGCGCGATGTCGACGGCGCGGTGCGCGCGGTCGCCGAAAGCGCGATGCGCGAGGTCGTCGGCACCACCGCGCTCGAACCGATCATCACGCAAGGCCGCGTCGAGGTCTCCCAGCGCACCCGCCAGCTCATGCAGGAAGTGCTCGACGAGTACGAGGCGGGCGTCCAGATCCTGAACGTCAACCTGCAGCGCGCCCAGGCGCCCGAGCAGGTGATCGACGCGTTCCGCGACGTCGACGCCGCCGCCCAGGACGCCGAGCGCATGCGCCTCGAGGCCACGGCCTACGCCAACTCGGTCATCCCGCAGGCGCGCGGCGAGGCAGCCCGCCTCATCCAGAGCGCCCAGGGCTACCGGGAGTCGGTGATCGCCGAGGCCCAGGGCCAGGCCGACCGCTTCGTCGCGATCTACCAGGAATACGCCCAGGCGCCCGAAGTCACGCGCCGGCGCATGTATCTGGAGACGATGGAGCGCGTGCTCGGCGGTTCGGAGCTGATCATCCTCGACCAGCAGGGCGGGGCGGTACCCTACCTGCCCCTCGACCGGCTCGGGCGCGATCGCGTCTTGCCGGACCAGACCACCAGCGGTTCTAACACGGGAGGCCGCTAA